The Engraulis encrasicolus isolate BLACKSEA-1 chromosome 4, IST_EnEncr_1.0, whole genome shotgun sequence genome includes a window with the following:
- the frs2b gene encoding fibroblast growth factor receptor substrate 2b, with the protein MGSCCSCPDKESIPDNHQSKFKVVNVDDDGNELGAGIMELTEAELVLRTRKCEAVKWPYLCLRRYGYDSNLFSFESGRRCQTGQGIFAFKCARAEEIFNMLQEIMQSNSISVVEEPVFEPTHMQPEPDQAQPPRTPTTPGNSLPTLPNGSLRYPSIGDASSHPSSRHPSVGSNRLPSVGEESTHPLLAPDDATRAHTYVNTSGLLNEPSSPGVSSTSVEAAVAAAACPFPDTQPEDVPPDPGPRVQLEPEGVRFVLGPTPAQRRQQQQQQVQQLPHDAPQEGASGGEGGGGGEPPLSANGGQGVAPPPTVSRDGTSSCSSSSRPEVETPVPVPRPAPLELPSSSSSSNSNNNSASSSLSSSSLSSSHPTGPRRQHRHRPPPLTPDPVNANNSALRRTALLDYENLPALPPLREVPGRTGSEEEEEDEEEEEDQLMVPKTPSLNGFHHHHHHHHPHAHHTPLPLPHHYQRQQQHSPHDPTHYYINTENVTAPLSARLPESARWNRTAAPTVFNFDFRRSLVEPGGQRQLNYIEVETDGRVVGGAGGGGGGGGSDSSNPHTPKTPTSPLPLPHTPTRRTELYAVIDVERTAAMSSLQKALPRYDGTSRKTRHNSVDLPM; encoded by the exons ATGGGTAGCTGCTGTAGCTGTCCTGATAAAGAATCTATTCCTGATAATCACCAAAGCAAATTCAAG gtggTCAATGTGGACGATGATGGGAACGAGCTGGGGGCCGGCATCATGGAGTTGACTGAGGCCGAGCTGGTACTCCGCACACGCAAGTGCGAGGCCGTCAAGTGGCCGTACCTGTGCCTGCGCCGCTATGGCTACGACTCCAACCTCTTCTCCTTCGAGAGCGGCCGGCGCTGCCAAACAGgacaag GGATCTTTGCCTTCAAGTGTGCGCGTGCGGAGGAGATCTTCAACATGCTGCAGGAGATCATGCAAAGTAACAGCATCAGTGTGGTGGAGGAGCCCGTCTTCGAACCCACCCACATGCAGCCCGAACCCGACCAGGCACAGCCCCCGCGCACCCCCACCA CTCCAGGTAACTCGTTGCCCACGTTACCCAATGGCAGCTTACGGTACCCGTCGATAGGCGACGCCTCCTCGCACCCCTCCAGCCGCCACCCGTCAGTGGGCAGCAACCGGCTGCCCTCCGTGGGGGAGGAGTCCACGCACCCACTCCTGGCACCGGACGACGCCACGCGG GCTCACACGTACGTCAACACATCGGGTCTCTTGAACGAGCCCTCCAGCCCCGGCGTGAGCTCCACCTCTGTagaggcggcggtggcggcggcagctTGCCCCTTCCCAGACACCCAGCCGGAGGACGTCCCTCCAGACCCGGGGCCCCGCGTGCAGCTGGAGCCAGAGGGCGTGCGGTTCGTACTGGGCCCCACCCCTGCACAgagacggcagcagcagcaacagcaagttCAGCAGCTGCCTCATGACGCGCCACAGGAGGGTGCCAGCGGcggcgagggaggaggaggcggcgaaCCCCCTCTCAGTGCCAACGGAGGGCAAGGGGTGGCGCCGCCGCCAACGGTCAGCAGGGAcggcacctcctcctgctcctcctcctctcgtccggAGGTGGAGACTCCTGTCCCTGTCCCGCGCCCCGCCCCTCTAGAactccccagcagcagcagcagcagcaacagtaacaacaacagcGCGTCGTCGTCCTTGTCCTCGTCGTCGCTGTCCTCGTCCCACCCCACCGGCCCCCGACGGCAGCACCGCCACCGGCCGCCGCCCCTCACCCCCGACCCCGTCAACGCCAACAACTCGGCACTGCGCCGCACAGCCCTGCTGGACTACGAGAACCTCCCCGCGCTGCCGCCCCTGCGCGAGGTGCCCGGCCGCACGGGctccgaggaggaagaggaggacgaggaagaggaggaggaccaaCTGATGGTGCCCAAGACGCCCTCGTTGAACGgcttccaccatcaccaccaccaccaccacccgcacgcgcaccacacccccctccccctgccgCATCACTACCAACGCCAGCAGCAGCACAGCCCCCACGACCCCACGCACTACTACATCAACACCGAGAACGTCACGGCGCCGCTCAGCGCACGCCTGCCCGAGTCGGCGCGCTGGAACCGCACGGCCGCGCCCACCGTCTTCAACTTCGACTTCCGGCGCTCGCTGGTGGAGCCGGGCGGCCAGCGGCAGCTCAACTACATCGAGGTGGAGACGGACGGCCGTGTGGTTGGTGGCGccgggggaggtgggggaggagggggatcgGACTCGAGCAACCCGCACACGCCCAAGACGCCAACCTCGCCCCTCCCGCTGCCCCACACGCCCACGCGACGCACGGAGCTGTACGCCGTCATCGATGTGGAGCGCACGGCGGCCATGTCCAGCCTTCAGAAAGCACTGCCCCGCTACGACGGTACCTCCAGGAAAACGCGCCACAACAGCGTGGACCTGCCCATGTGA